From Anopheles funestus chromosome 3RL, idAnoFuneDA-416_04, whole genome shotgun sequence, a single genomic window includes:
- the LOC125768229 gene encoding ras-related protein Rab-32 isoform X5 gives MATGQAEKREHLYKILVIGELGTGKTSFIKRYVHQFFSQNYRATIGVDFALKVLNWDQNTIIRLQLWDIAGQERFGNMTRVYYKEAVGAFIVFDVTRSATFDAVIKWKNDLDSKVQLPDGKPIPCILLANKSDQQKQGIVTTPAKLDEYVKEHGFAGWFETSAKENVNIEEAAKSLVNKILMNDKLLNTGEVMDSERFGLVGAKTDTSQKKSCSC, from the exons ATGGCGACTGGACAGGCCGAGAAGCGTGAGCATCTCTACAAAATTCTCGTCATTGGCGAGCTCGGTACTGGCAAGACGTCCTTCATCAAGCGATATGTGCATCAGTTCTTCAGCCAAAACTATCGCGCCACTATCGGAGTGGATTTTGCGCTCAAAGTGCTCAACTGGGACCAGAACACGATCATCCGCCTCCAGCTGTGGGATATTGCTG GGCAGGAACGGTTCGGTAACATGACCCGCGTATACTACAAGGAAGCAGTTGGTGCATTTATCGTTTTCGACGTAACACGCAGTGCCACATTTGACGCGGTGATCAAGTGGAAAAACGATCTGGATTCAAAAGTGCAACTTCCCGATGGCAAACCTATTCCGTGCATACTCTTAGCCAACAAG AGTGATCAGCAAAAGCAGGGAATTGTGACGACACCCGCCAAACTGGACGAGTACGTCAAGGAGCACGGATTTGCCGGCTGGTTCGAAACGTCAGCAAAAGAGAACGTTAATATTGAAGAAGCGGCCAAATCATTAGTTAATAAG ATTTTAATGAATGACAAACTGTTAAACACGGGTGAGGTTATGGATTCCGAACGGTTCGGCCTAGTTGGAGCAAAGACGGATACGAGCCAGAAGAAATCCTGTTCCTGCTGA
- the LOC125768233 gene encoding protein brown yields MNTNKPDSSKLNGAVLLEWKNLTVSVQPSSSNRKLASANEWHGRPGHQKRKEITLLRNASGAVRSDNLVAIMGPSGAGKTTLLAAISMRITGSTTVHGKVLINGLYVTRTQMKQLTGFVPQYEIALQTLTVAEHLTFVARLKNVGYVVVLRIVNELGLQGCWGTRIAQLSGGERKKVNLAGELLTEPEILFCDEPTTGLDSFNAASVMKTLQCLCANGRRAVICTIHDPPSQVFQCFSDVILMQDGGTVFYQGPTADRIDFFNSIGKQLPASGNPADFYFKLVSPDANSFAAGEADEVIHRYEVVRKACRENIARKCLMTRYHQAKIIQKLANDKHRVCRAKQLMILLHRTALDSCRNVREYLTVTAIFLFTSVVIASLYYEVRPASQTSIQDIRGALFLMISELVYTISYGVFYTFPSEMPLIRREVGEKSYNLSVYYVHKVLYSVPRAFFESFLFIGVVYAFVGFTTDILTYCCMSLVASGASILAMAYGYLLSCTTGTMNMAIETSNIVFLAFMLLGGLYLNLRAFPLLKYLSFFFFASEGVSVYYWLPMESIPCNEPSNVNETTTCLANGKAVLEDAGYATSYEALHLNYLVMTVEIVLIHLVAYMLLRKFVRKAGFY; encoded by the exons ATGAATACAAACAAGCCGGATTCCAGCAAGCTGAATGGTGCAGTGCTGCTTGAATGGAAAAATCTAACCGTTAGTGTACAACCATCATCGTCCAACCGAAAATTGGCATCCGCAAACGAGTGGCATGGTAGACCAGGAcatcaaaaaaggaaagaaatcacTCTACTTCGAAATG CCAGTGGTGCAGTACGATCCGATAATTTAGTGGCCATTATGGGCCCAAG TGGTGCTGGAAAAACAACGCTACTGGCCGCCATCTCGATGCGAATTACGGGTTCTACTACCGTTCATGGAAAGGTGCTTATCAACGGCCTGTACGTGACCAGGACGCAGATGAAACAGCTGACCGGATTCGTACCACAGTACGAGATCGCCCTACAGACACTGACCGTTGCTGAGCATCTAACCTTTGTG GCTAGACTTAAGAATGTTGGATACGTCGTGGTGTTGCGGATCGTCAACGAGCTCGGACTTCAGGGTTGCTGGGGAACACGGATCGCTCAGCTGTCGGGCGGTGAGCGAAAGAAGGTAAATTTGGCCGGCGAATTGCTTACCGAGCCGGAGATTCTTTTCTGCGACGAACCAACTACTGGATTAGATAGCTTCAATGCTGCGTCGGTAATGAAAACACTGCAGTGTTTGTGTGCCAACGGTCGACGAGCAGTCATATGCACGATTCACGATCCGCCTTCGCAGGTGTTTCAGTGCTTTAGTGACGTTATTCTGATGCAAGATGGCGGAACCGTGTTCTACCAGGGACCAACGGCAGATcggatagattttttcaactC CATTGGCAAACAACTACCGGCAAGTGGAAATCCTGCGGATTTTTACTTCAAACTCGTAAGTCCCgatgcgaattcgtttgcggCGGGTGAAGCGGATGAAGTCATCCATCGGTACGAGGTCGTACGGAAGGCATgtcgagaaaatattgctcGCAAGTGTCTTATGACTCGGTATCATCAGGCAAAGATCATTCAGAAGCTGGCCAACGACAAACATCGCGTGTGCCGGGCAAAACAATTGATGATACTGCTCCATCGCACTGCTCTCGATAGTTGTCGAAATGTGCGCGAATACCTTACAGTGACGGCAATATTTTTG TTTACCAGCGTTGTGATAGCGTCCCTATACTACGAAGTACGTCCAGCTTCACAAACGTCAATCCAGGACATTCGCGGGGCACTGTTTCTGATGATAAGCGAACTGGTTTACACGATCAGTTACGGTGTGTTCTACACGTTTCCCTCCGAGATGCCGCTGATCCGCCGAGAGGTCGGCGAGAAGAGCTATAACCTTTCCGTGTATTACGTCCACAAGGTTCTGTACAGTGTGCCGCGAGCATTCTTCGAgtcatttcttttcattggcGTAGTGTACGCATTTGTTGGCTTCACGACGGATATCCTCACGTACTGCTGCATGTCGCTGGTGGCTAGTGGTGCCAGTATACTTGCCATGGCTTACG GCTATCTGCTTTCCTGCACAACCGGAACAATGAATATGGCCATCGAGACCAGCAATATCGTGTTTCTCGCCTTTATGCTACTTGGTGGTCTCTATCTTAACTTGCGCGCGTTTCCGCTGCTCAAGTACctatcatttttcttcttcgccaGCGAGGGAGTTTCTGTCTACTACTGGCTACCGATGGAGTCGATCCCCTGCAATGAGCCGTCGAATGTCAACGAAACAACCACCTGTTTAGCTAACGGGAAAGCCGTACTAGAGGACGCTGGATACGCTACGTCTTATGAGGCACTTCATCTGAACTACCTTGTCATGACGGTAGAAATTGTCCTGATACACCTGGTAGCGTACATGTTGCTGCGGAAGTTTGTCCGTAAGGCGGGATTCTACTGA
- the LOC125768229 gene encoding ras-related protein Rab-32 isoform X4: MVSSDGIHYSNSSHKATMATGQAEKREHLYKILVIGELGTGKTSFIKRYVHQFFSQNYRATIGVDFALKVLNWDQNTIIRLQLWDIAGQERFGNMTRVYYKEAVGAFIVFDVTRSATFDAVIKWKNDLDSKVQLPDGKPIPCILLANKSDQQKQGIVTTPAKLDEYVKEHGFAGWFETSAKENVNIEEAAKSLVNKILMNDKLLNTGEVMDSERFGLVGAKTDTSQKKSCSC, encoded by the exons GCAACCATGGCGACTGGACAGGCCGAGAAGCGTGAGCATCTCTACAAAATTCTCGTCATTGGCGAGCTCGGTACTGGCAAGACGTCCTTCATCAAGCGATATGTGCATCAGTTCTTCAGCCAAAACTATCGCGCCACTATCGGAGTGGATTTTGCGCTCAAAGTGCTCAACTGGGACCAGAACACGATCATCCGCCTCCAGCTGTGGGATATTGCTG GGCAGGAACGGTTCGGTAACATGACCCGCGTATACTACAAGGAAGCAGTTGGTGCATTTATCGTTTTCGACGTAACACGCAGTGCCACATTTGACGCGGTGATCAAGTGGAAAAACGATCTGGATTCAAAAGTGCAACTTCCCGATGGCAAACCTATTCCGTGCATACTCTTAGCCAACAAG AGTGATCAGCAAAAGCAGGGAATTGTGACGACACCCGCCAAACTGGACGAGTACGTCAAGGAGCACGGATTTGCCGGCTGGTTCGAAACGTCAGCAAAAGAGAACGTTAATATTGAAGAAGCGGCCAAATCATTAGTTAATAAG ATTTTAATGAATGACAAACTGTTAAACACGGGTGAGGTTATGGATTCCGAACGGTTCGGCCTAGTTGGAGCAAAGACGGATACGAGCCAGAAGAAATCCTGTTCCTGCTGA